In Panacibacter ginsenosidivorans, the following proteins share a genomic window:
- a CDS encoding YtxH domain-containing protein, whose product MKREPKNKNMCNSEKNILLINQTKKIIIMNSTTKIVAAAVIGAAAGLAAGILFAPYKGKETRKKINEQGKKLAKNAKDTFRKGKEKFEDIKDEAEQFLKDKIDEFA is encoded by the coding sequence TTGAAAAGGGAGCCAAAAAATAAAAACATGTGTAATAGTGAAAAAAATATTCTGTTAATTAATCAAACCAAAAAAATAATAATTATGAATAGCACGACCAAAATAGTTGCAGCAGCTGTTATAGGGGCTGCAGCAGGGTTAGCAGCGGGGATATTGTTTGCGCCTTATAAAGGAAAAGAAACAAGAAAAAAAATAAATGAGCAGGGGAAAAAGCTTGCTAAAAATGCAAAGGATACATTTCGTAAAGGAAAAGAAAAATTTGAAGATATTAAAGATGAAGCCGAACAGTTCTTAAAAGATAAGATTGATGAATTTGCATAA